The Candidatus Hydrogenedentota bacterium sequence GTCGCTCTCTTTTTTCTTTAGGGCTGAGCATATGCAAAAAGATATTCATAAACCTATTATTGTCCAATCTGACCGCTCCATTTTATTGGAAACGGATAGTCCCGAATTCGAAAATGCACGGGATTGTCTCTCTATGTTTGCTGAGGTGGTTAAATCTCCTGAATACATTCACACCTACCGAATTACAGCCCTTTCCCTTTGGAACGCCGCTTCCATGGGAATGACTTCAACAGAAATCATTGAAGATCTCGAAGCGTATAGCCGTTACGAATTACCTCAAAATATCGTAGCAGACATCCGTGAGCTCGTTGCCCGCTATGGACAATTAAAACTCTATAGAACTGATGATGACGGCTTGGTGTTGGTTTCAGATTTGGAAGTGCTGATCACAGAGCTTGCCAATCACCCGCAAGTGCGTCCTTTTATTCACAGTCGTCCGGAGAGAAATAAACTCCTTGTCAAAGCCGAAGATCGCGGCAATATAAAATCAACCCTGATAAAGATCGGGTTTCCCGTTGAAGATTTGGCAGGATACGCCGATGGGGCGCCCCTCGACATTACGCTTCGCGAGAAAAGCCTTGAAGGGCGGGCTTTTTCCATTAGAAAATATCAACGAGAATCTATCGATGCCTTTTATCTCAATGGCTCTAATCTCGGCGGAAGCGGCGTGGTGGTCTTGCCCTGTGGGGCGGGAAAAACAATCGTCGCTATTGGTGCGATTACAGCCATTAAAACGCATACCTTGATTTTGACAACCAACACGGTCGCATTGCGCCAATGGAAAAAAGAGCTCCTCGATAAGACGTCAATCTTGGAAGAAGACATCGGAGAGTACAGCGGCGACCAAAAGAATATACGACCCGTCACCATCGCCACCTACCAAGTCCTTACCTATCGGAAAAGCAAAGATAGTCCCTTTGTTCATTTTAATATCTTAGATAAAGGGCAATGGGGGCTCATTGTCTACGACGAAGTGCACATGCTTCCCGCGCCTGTTTTTAGAGCTACGGCCGCCATTCAAGCAAAGCGACGGCTGGGATTGACAGCGACCCTGATCCGTGAAGATGCACGGGAAGAAGATGTCTTCAGTCTTATCGGCCCCAAAAAATATGATGTGCCTTGGAAAGTATTGGAAAAACAAGGATGGATTGCCGAAGCCTTGTGCAGCGAGATACGCGTTCGTCTGCCTGAAGATTTGCGCTTCGAGTATGCCATCTCGCCCAAACGTAATAAGTTCCGTATTGCCTCTACCAATCCCCAAAAAATAAAATTGTGTGAGTTATTAGTGGAACGGCATCGCGGCGATAATGTGCTCATTATCGGTCAATATCTCAGTCAATTGAGAGACTTGGAAAAATACTTTAAAGCGCCCATTATCACGGGACAGACCGCCATCAGCAAACGGGAAGAATTGTATGGCGCTTTCCGCGACGGAAAAATAAAACTGCTCATCGTCTCGAAAGTTGCCAATTTCGCCATCGATTTGCCCGATGCCAATGTGGCGATACAGGTCAGCGGAACCTTTGGTTCGCGGCAGGAAGAGGCGCAGCGGCTGGGCCGCATTTTACGGCCCAAAAATGAGCCGGGGGCTGTGGCACACTTCTATTCGCTCGTCTCCAAAGATACCTGCGACCAAGACTTTAGTATAAAGCGGCAACTCTTCCTAACGGAACAAGGATATCGTTACGAAATCTTGAACGAAGACGTGCTCGTAGAAATGGATTGAGGCGCCCGGCGTCCCGCCTAAAGCCTTAATATTTCCCCGTCCCACCATCCTCTTTTACACGCCATTAATCCAAACTAATGGTTTCCGACCCGTTTCTTTATTTTTTCCGATTATTATAAAGATTTATCGGAAAAGGCTTGTTTTCTTGTAAATTTCTGCTATTTACCCCATTTTTTCTGCAAAAAATCTTTTTTAATTCCTGGATATGGAATAGTCCTCTGTCATAATAGCCATGATTTACGAAGGCGTAACGCCAATATAAATCATTTAGGCTCCGGTGAGGCCGAGGGGTTGCCGGCGCGCAG is a genomic window containing:
- a CDS encoding DEAD/DEAH box helicase family protein, whose translation is MHKPIIVQSDRSILLETDSPEFENARDCLSMFAEVVKSPEYIHTYRITALSLWNAASMGMTSTEIIEDLEAYSRYELPQNIVADIRELVARYGQLKLYRTDDDGLVLVSDLEVLITELANHPQVRPFIHSRPERNKLLVKAEDRGNIKSTLIKIGFPVEDLAGYADGAPLDITLREKSLEGRAFSIRKYQRESIDAFYLNGSNLGGSGVVVLPCGAGKTIVAIGAITAIKTHTLILTTNTVALRQWKKELLDKTSILEEDIGEYSGDQKNIRPVTIATYQVLTYRKSKDSPFVHFNILDKGQWGLIVYDEVHMLPAPVFRATAAIQAKRRLGLTATLIREDAREEDVFSLIGPKKYDVPWKVLEKQGWIAEALCSEIRVRLPEDLRFEYAISPKRNKFRIASTNPQKIKLCELLVERHRGDNVLIIGQYLSQLRDLEKYFKAPIITGQTAISKREELYGAFRDGKIKLLIVSKVANFAIDLPDANVAIQVSGTFGSRQEEAQRLGRILRPKNEPGAVAHFYSLVSKDTCDQDFSIKRQLFLTEQGYRYEILNEDVLVEMD